AAGCATGCGGATTACAAGTTTGAAATTACAGGTTAATAGTGATGAACCTTGGACAAATGCAAAAACTCACAACACCATTATACATATAAACAATGTATTTAAACATGCTGACAACCTTCACaacacattttaaaactaaatcaaaGCAACATCATCATGTCTAAAACAGATGAGTTTAATATTACTTCACTTCGTAAGTTTTGATGATCTACCATATACTTTTAATGTTTCTTCACTTGTTTATCCAcactattttagaaaaaaacatacaccaaacatatttttacaaaatttatgattCCAAATATGTTTATCCATAGTATAGACACGTAAATAAGTGGTACAACTGATACAATTACATTTTTTGTATGGTACAATTACATTTTTCAATTTCACAGTCAAAATAAACTCTGTTTAACTTGGTACAACTCAAAAATGGTACAACTACGTATTATTAAATGAACttagttgtaccagttatacCTATTTTTCTCTTcgttgtactagttgtaccaATTAGACCGGTCATCATGatccatttcttctaattttggACCTTATAGGCTTTCATTCTCTTGATGAAAGTATATTTATTGATAACCTTATTGAAAATCTTGATACCATATGATCCTTAACTTGTATTTTGTACTGATAAAAACACAAGCATcaacaaaacaataaacaagGTCTACCCATTAGTatactcactacaagaaaacgtgcccataacaacgaaaatttacgacgaaaatatttcgtcgtaaatttacatggtgtttacaacgaagttacgaggaatccaactttcgtcgtaaacgccatgtaaatttacgacgaacagttttcgtcgtaaaatccatgtaagtttacgacgaatgtacgtggaatgagaaatacgtcgtaatcattacatcgacattacaacgaaacatgttaccgttatatttaggtgaaaacgtgtattcaatgcgctttaacttacctaatttcgtcgtaaagtcgttgtaaatattatgttaaaaccatgtaaaatccatgtaaaatattccttgtaaaatcgttgttatatttcaactacccaactcgaaaatttctctatatatatgtcatttctcacaactctcttcctcacaacacacaaacggaaaaaaaatcagaaaaaaaaaatttcaaaaaaaaatttaagaaaaaaatggccggtggcggtagtatttacgagttacggagttggatgtatttgcacaaagattccgacgggagggtgacgaacgcatttctgagcgggctagagacattcatgcaccaggcgggctgtacaccgatcacacaggaaagcggtaagatgttctgcccctgtcgaaaatgcaagaattcaaaatttgcacgtagtgaaactgtatggaagcatttagtaaacagaggatttacaccacagtactacatttggtatcaacatggagatggttatgggggaaatgaagctagtagtagtaataataattttgaggatggtcatcatagtgaagaaccgaatcatttgcataatgaatataattatcatcaagatcaggagcagatggtagatcatgatagggttcaagatatgattagtgatgcatttttagaaacaactacaacaatagctgatggaactggaaatgtagaagaacctaatttggatgcaaaaaggttttatgaaatgctagatgctgcaaatcaaccaatctacactggttgtagagaaggtctctctaaattgtctctagcagctaggatgatgaatattaaaacggatcataatttacctgagaattgcatggatgcatgggcggagttgtttaaagagtatttgccagaagacaacgtgtctgctgaatcttattatgagattcagaaattggtttatagtcttgggttgccttcggagatgattgatgtttgcatcgacaactgcatgatctactggaaagaagatgacaagttagaagagtgtcgattctgcaaaaaaccacgattcaaaccgcaaggccgtgggaggaatagggtaccgtaccaaaggatgtggtacctaccaattacagacagattgaaaagattatatcaatctgagaggactgctgcgtcgatgaggtggcatgcggaacatgtccagagagatggtgaggttgcacatccatcagacgcaagagcgtggaaacatttcaacaaggtacacgcagattttgctacaaatattcggaatgtctatcttgggttatgcaccgatggatttagtccatttggaatgtctggtagacaatattctttgtggccagtcattcttacgccgtacaatttaccgccggatatgtgcatggaacaagaatttctatttttgaccatattaatccctgggccgaagcatccaaaacggtctcttgatgtttttcttcaaccgttgatagaagagctaaagcaattgtggtcagaaggggtgaggacgtacgattgttccttgaaaaacaattttacgatgcgagcagttctgctgtggacgataagtgatttccctgcttatgggatgttgtctggctggacaacacatggaagattatcttgtccatattgtcttggatcgacggatgcttttcaactgaagaatggtaggaagagttgttggtttgattgtcatcgtcgctttcttccacttgcccatccgtacagaagaaataagacattgtttcggcacaaaaaaattgtcagagacggtcctcctccatatctcaccggccagcagatcgaagcagacattgattattacggagctcaggaaacagttaaagttggaggaaattggcatgttcctggaaatatgcctgatgggtatggtgtgtctcacaattggcataagaagagtatattttgggagctaccctattggaaggatcttctcttacgccacaatctggatgtcatgcatattgagaagaacttttttgagaacatcatgaatacattacttaacgtccctgggaagacaaaagataacaaaaagtcaaggatggacttacctgatatttgctcaagaagtgagttacatatcaagagcaatggaaacgttcctgttcccatcttccggttgtcatcagaagccaaaacaaccttgtttgactgggttgcatcagaagttaagtttcctgatggttatgtttcaaatctgtcaagatgtgttgaacgaggtcaaaagttctccggaatgaagagtcatgattgtcatgtgtttatgcaacgactacttccatttgattttgccgagctccttccagcaaatgtccatgaagcacttacaggtaattataattttataatatatatacatatgttatgaaatgttattaatttgattacttttgcaatatacagccatcagcGTTTTTtttagagatcttagcacacgtacgttcaaggaagaagtcatcgaacaacttcatcataacattccgatcatattgtgcaacctggagaagatatttcctccttcattttttgacgtcatggagcatctagttgtccacctaccgtatgaagcattgcttcgtggacctgttcacaacggatggatgtatccgtatgagcgacagatgaaacatttgaaggggaaagcaagaaatcttgcaaaggtggaaggttctagttgcggggagtttgacagccgaaacatctaacttcacatcatactactttgctccaacagttcgtacgaggaaaagagttcctagaagatatgatgatggtggagtaccgacatcatatccaattgatggtgttcctgacattttctgcgaaattgcacggtttggtggtaaaacgaaagaagtatggtggtcatgtgaagaggataaacatagtgcccacacttatattctgctcaactgcgaggatgcagtgacccgttactttgaaaggtaaatatttttgtgaatgttaattatatgaattgaagttaattatgtatgacttgattatttgtttaatttgcagcatgtttgtatctcaagttgaagaagcaataccaggaatatctgcaactgatgtggacacacgtaaagataagcactttgtcaagtggttaaaatcacaggtacgtaatatatctcatacattgattaattaagtaagtgttttgatacttcaatattaattaagaataactgctttgtgcaggttgattatgacgatccttattatcccgtatggtttcacgaattggttcaaggtccagttgcaaaggtcaccacatcacctatgtatttcacacgaggatttacctttcacacatacgagtatgggagacatcgggcaacgagtaactacggaatatgtgtgaaaggtgaaacggacttttacgggatcttgcaggagattattgaagtggaatttccggggttattgaagctaaaatgcgtcctcttcaaatgtgaatggttcgatcctgttgtgaaccgagggattcggtataacaaatttggtgttgtggatgtcaattttgggagaagatacaacaaatttgagcctttcattttagcttcacaagccgagcaagttagcttccttccttatcctcggcttcgaacttccgggataaactggttagctgctatcaaaattacacctcgtggacgcattgtcgctggagaagaaccgcccttgcaagaagaagacgctatcaatgaagttgaggtaccagaacaaccaactgatgaaatccttttgatcgacccgcaaaactttcaatatgaagatattcccgaagatgcgacagatgaagcacgtgaagacgagttcgagagaagcgacgatgatgattgtaatgatagtgatgagaacgaaaacgatttagagtgatgtaatattgatgagaacgaaaacgatttagagtgatgtaatatatgtaacaaatgttgtatttctctattgtaacgtatgtttaaagaaatattgtttttttaccatcctaatgtatgtgtaacaaatgttgttttatataatatgtatttctttagtttttaaaaaattatttggagttttagggttttagagtttaagttggagaaagagcacaaagtagtagagaagagatatgatgttagatgatatgtgactttggggtttagggatttcattctcggtgtttagggttaagcgttgtaaaatcgttgtaaaAATAACACGGgcatggtaacttcgtcgtaaatggttaaatcgattccacgtaatttcgtcgtaaatggaaaaacgcgggcctggtaagttcgtcgtaaacgcggggctggtaaattcgtcgtataccgacgtttcgacgtaatttcgtcgtaaattgaaaaacgcgggcctggtaacttcgtcgtaaatgaaaacgcgggcctggtaacttcgtcgtaatattacgtcgcgtttacgacgaatccttttctatatattgagacgccgagacgaggcagcctcgttcattcctcccaaattcctctcctctccctctaaggtacattctctttcctcttttttttttttttaaagttagtttaggttattaattagttaggtaattagtttaggtgattagttagataattagtttaggtgattagttagatgacggaatactatagtttaggtgattagttaggtaacggaataattttttaattatgtcgtcataattgattaaatttatttaaattttttttagatggctcctagaaggaaaccagcagcacctacttatgcccagttgtttggcgatggttccggtacctcttcttccggtccatcgtcttccgatgcagttccagactctcagacttctcagagagttttttcgagtcctcctcttccaccgcagatgcctccacctcctcctccagcggctgcacctgagcctgtcccagaaggtgcagttcatccggatttgcgtgtgccttcatatgctcccttcgcgagatatacggtggaggatttgcttgcccagcctggacgggagggtttggatgttctagaccccgatagaccccgaggaacttattggtaagttattaatttttattacattaaaatttaattaatttttattttctaacggttaaattgttttttttcaggtttggggctaacaaccgtgttagccggagcgtttcggcgacgattaagggttactacgacggggctaacccgaactggagcaagacaccaaatcacgttaagatcacgtggtttaaatgttttgcggtaagatttttaaatttaattaaattttcacttttaaatatatatatatatatatatatatatatatttttaatatttattattaattgtaatttttttaaaatttttatgtttcagcaaaagtggcattggtctttgggaatcaccgagagggtgaaggcggaattcgttgcaaaggcaaagatacgcctctgcaacacagtctctgattggaaggacaagtgggagatctacggatatgagggaaagcccactgagctcacgacggatgtgtgggatggcctcatcgcctattgggagcacccctcttcgatcaaaaaggccaattcgtgctcggcttctcgaaggacgaaggataaagatggtcatttgcccatgcttcacagaacctgacaaaaacctcatgcgggagtccgtctagaagctgtaagttttgttttaaatatatattttaaaatattcaattaatataatttataatatttaatttaattttttttttgtagttcgagaagacgggagtcttaccttctctgtctgacctattcaagatgactcacgccacatccgacggagtttttgtggatcctgcatctgagaaactcttccaaacagtggctggtcggattgaagaacgggagacgcaactaacccaggagtctcccgatggattaccagtcacattgtccaccgaagaggtcgacaAAATattcgaagaggtacaacttaaaatttttgtttacattattttaaatattttaacataattaactatattaatatatgttttgattttataggtggctcctaaaaagaagggacggatagtcggtataggctctgttaacgaagttgccagttgcaagggcaacttcgtcatacacttcgagacgggatgaaaaagactgctcagatgaaggctcgaatggatagccaggaggttcgtttagactctcttgaggatttgctagacgtgatggccgtgggaaacccggttatgcagagaatgttgagtgagagacgagccgctcttggaatgccaccacgagatccccaagagtccgatccaacccgtcaacagccgagcaacctccccaactacttcgagaatatgtagttaatttttattttttctgtttgtattatgaatttaaatattattgtatgactttttaaaatatgttttccaatttcatatttcgttttaaaatttaaattattttaaattctgaatattaaatataaattaaaatttattatatactaattaataataatataataagaaacgatgtaaattcctcgtaaacattacatggagtttacatcgaatgtttacgagtgattaacatcgaaatatttacgagggttttacatcgaaatgtttacgagtgatttacaacgaatgtatttacgtgtgctttacatcgttttaattacgtgggctttacgacgaaagcttacgtgtcgtttacgacgaatcctttccctgcgctttacgaggaatatatttcgtcgtaaacgtaacgagtcgtttacgacgaaacctccgttacgacggacgtttaacaacgaaacgtctttcgacgttaatttGTCGTAACAcaccgtttacgacgaatttacaatgaatactgccctagtaaaaaatatgttttcttgtggtGACTGGCACAACTTTttcattatataaatttaagaaatatatttttttttacatgaaaaAATAATCAACTGGCCAAATTGGTAGGTGTTTAAAATGATTTCTCCtaactattttaattattttataaatgtttggCAATTATTACACAATCACATAAGTCTTTATATTTTACCTTATATTTTAAAGGTTTCTTTACTTGTTTGTCCATTATCTTTTGGAAAAACATATACTTGAtgtattttaacaaaatgaatgatttcataatatgtgatactaattaagtaaacatatatcagtggtatatctcatatatattgatttattatgtggtacaactaattttttcaatttcaatgccAGGATACTATTATATACAAACTTATACAACccaaaaactagtacaactttgTACACAAATTGTACAACTCAAAAATTGGTACGTCTATGAGTTATTACGCTTGATTTTTTTATCACGTTTTAAACATGATAGTAAAAATGTAGAATTAGTATAACCAATAACATTGTACAACTAATATAACTAATAATATTGTACAACATGTTCAACTATAAAATTAGTACAACTGTACAATTAGTGTAATTgtacaactagtataactaataaaattaataaaattagtaCAACTGTACAATTAGTGTAATTGTACAACTATCCCATTGTCGTCCACGAATCAAGCCAGATTGAGACATTCCTTCCATCTCCAACTTTCATCCTGTGAAACTAGTTTTTCATATCTCGGAACTTCAATAGTTTTTGCCACATCCAAGATCCCACAGTTGTTGTTTCTCAAACAGACCATAGATAACCACGTTTTAGCAGGTATACTTTAATACATTGAAACCAAAGAGACGATGTCGAAGCAACAATACGCCAAACCAACTATAAACAACATAGcttgtttatttcttttaaagaaCGTAGACCTACACCAAGCTCCactaagtttttaaaaaatatttatccaCAAGCTTAAACCAGATGCGTAATTGAAATCTCCCGTTTGACGAAAGGAGAGACATCGATTGCGAACAAGTTTATTCAAAGATTTGGCAAGAGATGTCGCTGTCATAGGAGCTGCTCCATGTTTTCTATCATTATGTTCTTTCCAGAGCACATGAACTGAAACTTGTAATACATACCGAGTGAGAAAACGTTGGGGAAAACTGTGTCTGCTATCCATGAAACATAATGCTCCTGTTTTCTGATAATATCCCATGTTCTTTTAGTTCTGAATACTGTTTTGTATTTGTCCCCCTTGTATTTCCAGTGAGATTGATCCTCCACAACTGAAATTTATCCCTTTGAGCATCTATAAGTGTTTTCACCTCATTAAAACGATCCACATGATGCCTTCGTCTTCTTCGATTAGCAACAGCCTTTGCGACAGTGAATTTTAAAGGAATTCCTATACAAAGCTATTCCCGCGCCAGTGGAATTTAAAGGATTTTGATATAGTTTAATTGTTGATTTTAAATGATATCTCAATTATTTGGGCGATTGTAACtatttattgttgttttgaatatttttatatatagtaattaataaaaatattatttatttattttaaaattagttaaataaaatcatataccCCCAGTTAAATAAAAAACTGGCTCCACCACTGATTGAACCTTGCTACCCAAATATGTGTTGGATCCTTTTCCGGATATAGCTTCGATCCGAACATCAGTCATGTCATCCTCCTCCTCGCTAGGGGCGTATTTGGAaagagaaaaatgaaatataggGTTTGAGCCCCATTTTTAAAGGTCTGCTTTTAAAAGGTTATGtagttaactttttttaaaaacattttaccattttatGCAAAGGAAAGAAGTGTGATCCAAGAATGagaaaatgataataataataataaaacataattaaagtaGGACCTACaattaacataaaaaaagaaaaaaatattatatttacatagacTTTTTAACTTTGTCTTTTCCTCTTTCTCCATGACTCTTAAGCTTTTTCTGGTCTATAATATTTGGGTAGGCTCCCATTTTTTTCTTGCTTATGGCCTCACTTTTTGCAGAGATCCCCCTACTCACCGCCTTCCGGAACGCCTTTAAAAGTTGTTTTTCGACCTTTAATCTTGAACAAGGAAAGCTAATTATATCTGTCATTGCTAAAGATCCCttaattttaagaaaacatCAACCAGCTGATCTATATACTAAAAGTATCTGTTTACtaaaaattacatgtttactaATTTATCACCATCCCAAAAATAACTATTTGAAGCACATCCACTATCTTCTATATAAGTACCAATAACCTCTTCTTCAAAACCAAACAGAGCAGATACcaaatacaattaaatatataaacacaaaaataattgAGCTCCTAGTCGGGGTTTCtcttataaactatttatttatttaatttgtttggaaaataaaaataacaattaattaataataatatgggGATGTCTGAAAGTATCAAGGTTattgtctctctctttcttgtgGTGTTATTGGCTCTTGCAGCAACTCAGACAGAGTCAAGATACATAAATTATCATGCCCTTCATGGAGATCACAGTTTGATTTGTGATAAAGCGAACCCAAGCACCTGCAAGAAGGAAGAAGCCAATCCTTATACCAGAGGATGCGAGATAATCGATCGTTGTCGTGGTCAATCTCTAGGCCCAAAAATGTGAATCGACCAAGTAGAGTACCACCCTTGGTTAATTTTACAAATGATATCTCCATTTAATATTAGATGATTAATTTcattcattatttatttatactctGTATTGGTTTGTAACTGATTGTTACCCTATCATTTATGatcatataaaacaaatatatttatgttatcgTTTTATGTTagaataaatgtttaatttattcaaaagaaaacaaacttttttaCCCAAGTGCCACtaagttttctaaaaaattatccACAAGCTTAAACCAGCTGCGTTCTTGAAATCTCTCGTTTGATAAAAGGAGACACCGATTGCGAACAAGTTTCTCCAAACATTTGGCAAGAGATTTCACTGACGTAAGAGCTGCTACTTGTCTTCTATCGTTACGTTCTTTCCATAGTACATGAACTGAAGCT
This genomic stretch from Brassica napus cultivar Da-Ae chromosome C9, Da-Ae, whole genome shotgun sequence harbors:
- the LOC111203856 gene encoding protein RALF-like 9; protein product: MGMSESIKVIVSLFLVVLLALAATQTESRYINYHALHGDHSLICDKANPSTCKKEEANPYTRGCEIIDRCRGQSLGPKM